A single Crateriforma conspicua DNA region contains:
- a CDS encoding DUF1559 family PulG-like putative transporter: MKHRKNRPQYDGFTLVELLVVIAIIGVLVGLLLPAVQSAREAARRTQCMNNMKQMGLAALNFESAYKHLPTGPMDGDPEAINLDGSPNHAGRNHGGRAPTYGGTVCCRAATRRGWNHFFKILPFMEQQVVYELSRDDPPYWPYVTNNAGEDDVAKVAIGGYHCPSRRSPKLYDNNLRARVDYAGCAGFMHGPTIAGTNDIPEAPLGEGPEVSERGSPNMGDTPGRKGVIVNPALGAKRLLSEITDGLSNTIMFGEKSLPKDRHGVDGGDNERWNNAGWDVDDLRYHFPPIPDAQAPPYKPGTTGSTAWRRYFGAAHAEGLNATRADGSVNFYSYMVDPEVWMYLCICDDDATIDEEAL, from the coding sequence ATGAAACACCGCAAAAACCGCCCTCAATACGACGGCTTCACCCTGGTCGAATTACTGGTGGTGATCGCCATTATCGGGGTTCTGGTCGGCTTGCTGTTGCCGGCCGTGCAAAGTGCCCGAGAAGCCGCCCGCCGCACCCAGTGCATGAACAACATGAAACAAATGGGCTTGGCGGCCCTGAACTTCGAAAGTGCTTACAAGCACCTTCCCACCGGTCCGATGGACGGCGATCCGGAAGCGATCAACTTGGATGGAAGCCCTAATCATGCCGGCCGGAACCACGGCGGACGCGCCCCGACGTACGGTGGGACGGTTTGCTGCCGTGCCGCCACCCGCCGTGGCTGGAATCACTTTTTTAAGATTTTGCCCTTCATGGAACAGCAAGTGGTTTATGAGTTAAGCCGCGATGATCCGCCGTATTGGCCCTATGTCACCAATAACGCGGGTGAAGACGATGTCGCCAAGGTTGCAATCGGGGGATACCATTGCCCTTCACGTCGCAGCCCCAAACTTTATGACAACAACCTTCGCGCACGTGTTGACTACGCGGGGTGTGCGGGATTCATGCACGGACCGACCATCGCCGGCACCAATGACATCCCCGAGGCCCCGTTGGGCGAAGGGCCTGAAGTTAGCGAACGCGGTTCACCCAATATGGGTGACACACCGGGACGAAAAGGCGTGATCGTTAACCCTGCACTGGGGGCCAAACGGTTGCTATCTGAAATCACCGACGGGCTTTCCAACACCATTATGTTTGGCGAAAAGAGCCTTCCCAAGGATCGCCATGGTGTTGATGGTGGGGACAATGAACGCTGGAACAACGCCGGATGGGATGTCGACGACCTCCGATATCATTTCCCGCCCATTCCAGACGCACAGGCGCCGCCTTACAAACCAGGTACCACGGGCAGCACCGCATGGCGGCGGTATTTTGGGGCTGCCCACGCAGAAGGCCTAAATGCTACCCGAGCGGATGGAAGTGTAAATTTCTATTCTTACATGGTTGATCCAGAAGTGTGGATGTACCTATGCATTTGTGATGACGACGCGACCATCGACGAGGAAGCCCTGTAA
- a CDS encoding DUF1559 domain-containing protein, protein MSSSRRTNRPGGFTLVELLVVIAIIGVLVGLLLPAVQGAREAARRVQCMNNMKQMGLAALNFESAYKKLPEGPMDGDPEAVDYSGSPNPAGYNYRETPPAYGGTTCCRAATRRGFNQFYKILPFMELPQVYDLGRDDPPFWPNQPNNGGEDDVAKVAVSHYYCPSRRPPKLYNNNLRGRLDYAGCAGFFQGETIENTDDIPEPPLGLGPRGDERSNVNQGDTPGRKGAIVWPGFGTKRTLGDITDGLSNSIMFAEKSIAKKRYGTDGGDNERWNNSGWDEDCIRWHFPPISDRQAPEFRPGTTSSTAWRRYFGAAHAEGLNAVRCDGSVNFYAYTVDAELWKNLCVIDDGEQIQETE, encoded by the coding sequence ATGTCTTCTTCAAGACGCACAAACCGACCCGGCGGTTTCACGCTGGTCGAACTGTTGGTTGTGATTGCCATTATCGGCGTTCTGGTCGGGCTCCTGCTTCCAGCCGTCCAAGGTGCACGGGAAGCCGCTCGACGCGTCCAGTGCATGAACAACATGAAACAAATGGGCCTGGCCGCACTCAATTTTGAAAGTGCTTATAAGAAACTGCCCGAAGGTCCGATGGACGGTGACCCCGAAGCAGTGGACTACAGCGGATCACCGAACCCAGCCGGATACAACTACCGCGAAACACCCCCAGCCTACGGCGGTACCACCTGCTGTCGTGCGGCAACACGGCGTGGATTTAACCAATTCTACAAGATCCTTCCCTTCATGGAGCTCCCGCAGGTTTATGACCTCGGAAGGGATGACCCACCGTTTTGGCCGAATCAACCCAACAACGGCGGCGAAGACGACGTCGCCAAGGTAGCCGTCAGCCATTATTACTGCCCCAGCCGTCGTCCTCCCAAGCTTTACAATAATAACCTTCGCGGACGTCTGGATTACGCGGGCTGTGCCGGCTTCTTCCAAGGCGAAACGATTGAAAACACCGACGATATCCCGGAACCTCCTTTGGGGTTGGGCCCCCGTGGCGACGAACGCTCCAACGTCAACCAGGGCGACACCCCCGGTCGCAAAGGCGCAATTGTTTGGCCCGGTTTTGGTACCAAACGAACCCTGGGCGACATCACCGATGGATTGTCAAACTCCATCATGTTCGCGGAGAAATCGATCGCCAAAAAGCGATATGGCACCGACGGCGGTGACAACGAACGTTGGAACAACAGCGGTTGGGACGAAGACTGCATTCGCTGGCACTTCCCCCCGATCAGCGACCGTCAGGCACCTGAGTTTCGCCCGGGAACCACTAGCAGCACCGCCTGGCGCCGCTATTTCGGCGCGGCTCACGCGGAAGGCTTGAACGCAGTGCGATGCGATGGCAGTGTCAACTTTTACGCCTACACCGTCGACGCAGAACTGTGGAAAAACCTATGCGTGATCGATGACGGCGAACAAATCCAAGAAACCGAATAA